A window of Yoonia sp. SS1-5 genomic DNA:
CGGAATTGGCGTCGATCACGGCCTTAAGATCATCCGGCAAGCCATTATATGCATTGGAATTCATCGCAAAAATGAATGCGGTAGTATAAAGTGTTTCGCCGCCGAATTCGGTGTGATTGGTCACAAGTTCCTGCACTTTGAGGGCTGGCACGACCTCCCACGGGATAACGGCCCCGTCGATAACGCCTTTCGACAACGCCTCTGGCACTGCGGGAACCGGCATGCCGACGGATGTCGCGCCAAGAGCCGTGAACAACGTGGTTGTTGTCCGGGTTGGTGCGCGCAGCTTCAGCCCGTTCAGGTCGGCCACGTCTGTGATCGGCCGACTGGAATGGATCAGGCCCGGCCCATGCACCCACAGCCCAAGCGGCTTGAAGGCGGCGAAATCAGTATCCATCATCCGCTCTTCGGCCAGTTCCCAATAGGCCCGCGATGTCGCCTCGGCACTGCTGGAGATGAACGGCAACTCGAACACTTCCAACTGGGGGAAGCGTCCGGGGGTGTAGCCTGCCACGGTCCAGATGATATCAGCCACCCCGTCGATGGCCTGATCTATCAATTGCGGTGGCGTGCCACCCAGTTGCATGGCCGGAAAGCGGTCAATCTTGATCCGGCCATCGCTGTCAGCTTCAACCTTGTCGGCCCAGACATCCAGAATATGCGCAGGTACATTGGCCTGTGCGGGCAGGAACTGGTGCAGTCGCAATGTTACCTCTTGCGCGGCAGCACTGGTGCCCAGCAAGGCGGCGGCCATCAGGCCAAATACCGTACGGCGGGTCGTGGTCATGGTGATCCTCCCTCAGACATGATCTGGCCGAAGTGTGGGAAAACCTGCCAGCGCGCGCAAGCCCGATTCGGGTCTAGACGATCTTGGTCATCACCGGATCAAGCGCGCCAATGCTTCCCACAAGCTGGTCACCCGGGTTGACCGACCCAACCCCGGCCGGGGTGCCCATCATGATCAGATCACCCGCTTGAAGGGTGTAGAGCGTTGACAAATCTGCGATAATTTCACGCACGGACCACACCATGT
This region includes:
- a CDS encoding TRAP transporter substrate-binding protein gives rise to the protein MTTTRRTVFGLMAAALLGTSAAAQEVTLRLHQFLPAQANVPAHILDVWADKVEADSDGRIKIDRFPAMQLGGTPPQLIDQAIDGVADIIWTVAGYTPGRFPQLEVFELPFISSSAEATSRAYWELAEERMMDTDFAAFKPLGLWVHGPGLIHSSRPITDVADLNGLKLRAPTRTTTTLFTALGATSVGMPVPAVPEALSKGVIDGAVIPWEVVPALKVQELVTNHTEFGGETLYTTAFIFAMNSNAYNGLPDDLKAVIDANSGIEFSAFAGRTMEEYDAPGRKLAEDAGNNIIMLTPEQVQGWKDAAQPTIDAWIAEADAAGIDGAGLYEAATALIAKHSAGN